The proteins below are encoded in one region of Shewanella algae:
- the pepB gene encoding aminopeptidase PepB — MSQSMKIVLTHEAPAAHWGKADVTYNAEQAQIHLQGNDVLRQIQMAARKLRNQGINQVSLVGEGWDLNSQWAFAQGFVTAKGGHEIQWAGDEALKGALTSRAYSASFARSLINETPENLPPLKLAQQAANWLAELGGDKVSYRIVEGEALLQEQWIGIHAVGRGSERPPALLELDFNPLGEDAPVSVALVGKGITFDSGGYSIKASEGMLGMKADMGGAATVTAALGLAIQNGLDKRVKLYLCCAENLISGRAYKLGDILTYKNGTTVEVVNTDAEGRLVLADGLQAACASGATRVIDAATLTGAAVMAVGRNYNAIFSPSQPLLALTQQKAALVAENVWPLPLEPWHKEMCPSAYADTANSRPVKGGGAGGASNAAGFLWRFVNEGVDWLHIDLAAAFEDNASALWAAGATTHGMLTIAELLAD; from the coding sequence ATGAGTCAATCCATGAAGATAGTGCTGACCCATGAGGCCCCTGCGGCCCATTGGGGCAAAGCCGATGTAACCTACAATGCTGAGCAGGCTCAGATCCACCTGCAGGGAAACGATGTTCTGCGGCAAATCCAGATGGCCGCCCGCAAGCTGCGTAACCAGGGGATCAATCAAGTGTCTTTGGTGGGAGAGGGGTGGGACCTCAACAGTCAGTGGGCCTTTGCCCAGGGCTTTGTCACTGCCAAAGGCGGACATGAGATCCAGTGGGCCGGTGATGAGGCACTCAAGGGCGCGCTGACCAGCAGGGCTTACAGCGCATCGTTTGCCCGCAGTCTTATCAATGAAACCCCGGAAAACCTGCCACCACTGAAACTGGCGCAGCAGGCGGCCAATTGGCTGGCCGAACTCGGCGGTGACAAGGTCAGCTACCGGATAGTTGAAGGGGAAGCCTTGTTGCAGGAGCAGTGGATAGGCATTCATGCGGTTGGCCGCGGCAGCGAAAGGCCACCTGCGTTGCTGGAACTGGACTTCAACCCTCTGGGTGAAGATGCTCCCGTGTCCGTCGCGCTGGTAGGTAAGGGGATCACCTTTGACTCAGGCGGTTACAGCATCAAGGCTTCCGAAGGCATGCTGGGCATGAAGGCGGATATGGGCGGCGCGGCAACTGTTACTGCGGCGCTGGGGCTGGCGATTCAGAACGGTCTCGACAAGCGGGTCAAACTCTACCTCTGCTGCGCCGAGAACCTGATCAGTGGTCGTGCCTATAAGCTGGGAGACATACTGACCTACAAGAACGGCACCACGGTTGAAGTGGTCAATACCGATGCCGAGGGACGCCTGGTGCTGGCCGATGGTCTGCAGGCCGCCTGCGCCAGCGGTGCGACTCGGGTTATCGATGCCGCCACCCTGACCGGCGCCGCCGTGATGGCCGTTGGCCGCAACTATAACGCCATCTTCTCCCCCAGCCAGCCACTGCTGGCGTTGACACAGCAAAAGGCGGCTCTAGTGGCCGAAAATGTTTGGCCTTTGCCGCTGGAGCCTTGGCATAAAGAGATGTGCCCTTCTGCCTATGCCGATACCGCCAACAGCCGCCCGGTAAAAGGTGGCGGCGCCGGTGGCGCTTCCAATGCTGCCGGTTTCCTGTGGCGTTTTGTCAATGAAGGTGTGGATTGGCTGCATATCGATCTGGCCGCCGCATTTGAAGACAATGCTTCAGCCCTTTGGGCTGCAGGCGCCACGACTCATGGTATGTTGACCATAGCCGAACTGTTGGCGGACTGA
- the sfsA gene encoding DNA/RNA nuclease SfsA produces the protein MEFIPPLQSGILIQRYKRFLADVRLDDGTEITLHCPNTGSMKNCQFPGERVWFSCSDNPKRKYAHTWELMQTPEGDLIGVNTGRANALVEEGIQTGVIKELQGYQNLKREVKYGDENSRIDIFLSEGAEADCYIEVKNTTLLEEGHGYFPDAVTSRGQKHLRELMSVVKSGQRGVLVFLVQHTGIKTVSAARHIDSKYADLLNEAIDAGVEVLAYATSLSPEGFWVESRLEFVRQTSPKK, from the coding sequence ATGGAGTTTATCCCGCCACTGCAATCCGGCATTTTGATCCAAAGGTATAAACGCTTTCTGGCCGATGTCAGGCTGGATGATGGCACTGAGATTACCCTGCACTGCCCCAATACGGGTTCAATGAAGAACTGCCAGTTCCCCGGCGAGCGGGTTTGGTTCTCCTGTTCGGACAATCCCAAGCGTAAATACGCCCACACCTGGGAGCTGATGCAAACCCCTGAAGGCGACCTGATCGGTGTCAACACAGGGCGGGCCAACGCTCTGGTAGAGGAAGGGATCCAAACGGGTGTCATCAAGGAACTGCAGGGGTACCAAAACCTCAAGCGGGAAGTGAAGTACGGTGATGAAAACAGCCGTATCGATATCTTTCTCAGCGAAGGGGCAGAGGCTGATTGCTATATCGAAGTGAAGAACACCACACTCTTGGAAGAGGGTCATGGTTACTTTCCCGATGCTGTCACCAGCCGTGGTCAAAAACACTTGCGGGAACTGATGTCAGTGGTCAAAAGTGGCCAACGTGGGGTATTGGTGTTTTTAGTGCAACATACAGGGATAAAAACCGTATCAGCGGCCCGCCATATAGATTCAAAATATGCCGACTTATTGAACGAAGCCATAGATGCCGGGGTCGAAGTACTGGCCTATGCCACAAGCCTTTCACCTGAAGGCTTCTGGGTGGAATCAAGGCTCGAATTTGTTCGTCAGACAAGCCCCAAAAAGTGA
- the dksA gene encoding RNA polymerase-binding protein DksA, producing the protein MPEGTKKLGVLAIAGVDPYQEKPGEEYMNSQQLSHFKTILEAWRNQLRQEVDRTLTHMQDEAANFPDPVDRAAQEEEFSLELRARDRERKLIKKIEKTLQKIEEDDFGFCESCGVEIGIRRLEARPTADLCIDCKTLAEIKEKQMAG; encoded by the coding sequence ATGCCTGAAGGCACTAAAAAACTTGGTGTACTCGCTATCGCTGGTGTAGACCCTTACCAGGAAAAACCCGGTGAGGAGTACATGAACTCACAACAACTGAGCCACTTCAAGACCATTCTTGAAGCATGGAGGAATCAGTTGCGTCAAGAGGTGGATCGCACTCTTACCCATATGCAGGATGAAGCTGCAAACTTCCCGGATCCGGTTGACCGTGCCGCCCAGGAAGAAGAGTTCAGCCTCGAACTGCGCGCCCGCGACCGCGAACGTAAGCTGATCAAGAAGATCGAAAAGACACTGCAGAAAATTGAAGAAGATGACTTCGGTTTCTGCGAATCCTGCGGCGTCGAAATCGGCATCCGTCGTCTGGAAGCCAGACCGACAGCCGATCTGTGTATCGACTGCAAAACGCTGGCAGAGATCAAAGAAAAACAGATGGCAGGTTAA
- the panB gene encoding 3-methyl-2-oxobutanoate hydroxymethyltransferase — MSKITTATLRKFKQEGRKFTALTAYDASFAAAFDSEGVDVLLVGDSLGMVLQGHDDTLPVSVEEMAYHTRCVRRGISRSLLMADLPFMSYATPEQAMTNATKLMQAGANMVKIEGGQWLLETVSMLTERGIPVCAHLGLTPQSVHVFGGFKVQGRDADNAQRILDEAKALEGAGAQLLVLECVPASLAQQITEALQIPVIGIGAGKDTDGQILVMHDVLGISSGYIPRFSKNYLKQTGEIREAVKAYIDEVQQGQFPAEEHTFN, encoded by the coding sequence ATGTCTAAAATCACCACAGCGACCCTGCGTAAATTCAAGCAGGAAGGTAGAAAATTTACCGCTCTGACCGCTTATGACGCCAGTTTTGCCGCCGCTTTTGACAGCGAAGGTGTAGACGTCCTGCTGGTAGGAGACTCATTGGGAATGGTTCTGCAAGGTCACGATGATACCTTGCCGGTCAGTGTCGAGGAGATGGCCTATCACACCCGTTGTGTTCGCCGCGGCATCAGCCGCAGTTTGTTGATGGCCGACCTGCCCTTCATGAGTTATGCCACTCCCGAGCAGGCGATGACCAATGCTACCAAGCTGATGCAGGCCGGTGCCAACATGGTCAAGATTGAAGGTGGCCAATGGTTGCTGGAAACGGTTTCCATGTTGACCGAGCGCGGCATTCCTGTCTGCGCCCACCTGGGACTGACGCCACAATCAGTGCACGTGTTCGGTGGTTTCAAGGTACAGGGCCGCGATGCCGACAACGCCCAGCGGATCCTGGATGAGGCCAAGGCGCTGGAAGGTGCCGGGGCCCAGTTGTTGGTACTCGAGTGCGTACCGGCTTCGCTGGCACAACAGATAACCGAAGCGCTGCAAATTCCAGTGATCGGCATAGGGGCCGGCAAGGATACTGATGGCCAAATTCTGGTGATGCACGATGTACTCGGGATATCCAGCGGCTATATCCCGCGCTTTTCCAAGAACTACCTTAAGCAGACAGGTGAAATCCGTGAGGCCGTGAAGGCCTATATCGACGAAGTTCAGCAGGGACAATTCCCCGCAGAAGAGCACACCTTTAACTGA
- the gluQRS gene encoding tRNA glutamyl-Q(34) synthetase GluQRS — MNNTSYIGRFAPSPSGSLHFGSLVAALGSYLRARSKQGQWLLRIEDIDPPREVRGAADDIMRTLEAFGLHWDGEVLYQSRRLQDYQQHIDALLRSNQAYYCQCTRKQIQQRGGVYDGRCRELQLKQGAIRIHNQLAVARFIDGHLGKVCVDPAFAAEDFIIKRSDGLYAYQLAVVLDDAFQGITEIVRGADLLEASCRQISLFRQFGFQEPGFFHLPLASTQAGLKLSKQNHATPVDKRHPQPALLAALEFLGQAAVTPQADVTQMLAQAVAQFDPDSIPKQTEILIVR; from the coding sequence ATGAACAACACTTCCTACATAGGCCGTTTCGCCCCCTCGCCTTCAGGCTCTTTGCATTTCGGCTCTCTTGTTGCCGCCCTCGGCAGTTATCTACGCGCCCGCTCAAAGCAAGGGCAGTGGTTGCTGCGAATAGAAGATATCGACCCCCCGAGAGAAGTCCGCGGCGCAGCCGATGACATAATGCGCACCCTGGAAGCCTTCGGCTTGCACTGGGATGGCGAAGTGCTGTACCAGAGTCGGCGTCTGCAGGACTATCAGCAACATATTGATGCCTTATTGAGATCCAATCAGGCCTACTACTGTCAGTGCACCCGCAAGCAGATCCAGCAAAGAGGTGGTGTTTACGACGGCCGCTGCAGGGAGTTGCAACTCAAGCAAGGTGCCATTCGCATTCACAACCAACTGGCGGTTGCCCGGTTTATCGATGGCCATCTGGGTAAAGTCTGTGTCGACCCAGCCTTCGCCGCAGAAGACTTTATTATCAAGCGCAGCGATGGTCTGTACGCCTATCAACTGGCGGTGGTACTGGACGACGCCTTTCAGGGCATCACTGAGATAGTCCGCGGCGCCGATCTCTTGGAGGCCAGTTGCCGACAGATAAGCCTGTTTCGCCAATTCGGATTTCAGGAACCGGGCTTTTTTCATCTGCCGCTGGCCAGCACCCAGGCAGGGCTCAAGCTTTCCAAGCAAAACCATGCCACACCGGTGGATAAACGCCATCCACAGCCGGCGCTGCTGGCGGCACTCGAGTTTCTCGGCCAGGCGGCTGTCACGCCCCAAGCCGATGTGACTCAGATGTTGGCCCAGGCGGTGGCTCAGTTTGATCCAGACAGCATTCCCAAGCAGACAGAGATCCTCATCGTCCGCTGA
- the pcnB gene encoding polynucleotide adenylyltransferase PcnB, whose translation MFDDGQTAKAQQEDNTDTGLSLEVIPRDGHSISRRQISENALKVLYRLHKSGFHAYLVGGGVRDLLLGLEPKDFDVVTNATPEEIKKLFRNCRLVGRRFRLAHIVFGRDVIEVATFRGHHGNSEEKISKVNSAGRLLRDNVYGDIDEDAERRDFTVNALYYNIADYSIRSYGGGIHDLKARTLRLIGDPETRYREDPVRMLRAVRFATKLGMSIEKRTAAPIKSLAPLLKDIPAARMYEEVLKLFFAGKALNNYQMMREYQLFAPIFPLVESLLRDDPKGPAARLLSEMMHNTDVRVGEDKPVTPAFFYAALLWYPLQNRAQDIALESGLSPYDAFFAAMGDVLEQQCRSVSIPRRFSTPARDIWQLQMRFERSQGGRAFKLMEHPKFRAAYDLLLLRANAEGGNLAKQASWWQQFVESDDEQKQQLVRSGSKSNGSRNRNANQRRRRKPRRPSEKPQAAE comes from the coding sequence TTGTTTGACGATGGTCAGACAGCCAAGGCTCAACAAGAAGACAACACAGACACAGGTTTGAGCCTGGAGGTTATCCCGCGCGATGGCCACAGCATTTCCCGCAGACAGATTAGCGAGAATGCGCTCAAGGTTTTGTACCGCCTGCATAAGTCTGGCTTTCACGCCTATCTGGTTGGTGGCGGCGTACGCGATCTGCTGCTGGGACTGGAGCCGAAAGACTTTGACGTGGTCACCAATGCCACTCCGGAAGAGATCAAGAAGCTGTTTCGCAACTGCCGCCTGGTTGGCCGTCGTTTCCGCCTGGCCCATATCGTCTTTGGCCGGGATGTTATTGAAGTGGCGACCTTCCGCGGCCACCACGGCAACAGCGAAGAGAAGATTTCCAAGGTCAATTCGGCCGGACGACTGCTGCGCGACAATGTTTATGGTGACATAGATGAAGACGCCGAGCGCCGCGACTTTACCGTCAACGCCCTCTATTACAATATTGCCGACTACTCCATTCGCAGCTATGGCGGCGGTATTCATGATCTTAAGGCCAGAACCCTGCGACTGATTGGCGATCCCGAGACCCGTTATCGGGAAGACCCGGTGCGTATGCTGCGGGCCGTGCGCTTTGCCACCAAGCTTGGGATGTCCATCGAAAAACGCACTGCGGCCCCGATCAAGAGTTTGGCTCCGCTGCTGAAAGATATTCCGGCGGCGCGTATGTATGAAGAAGTGCTAAAGCTGTTTTTCGCCGGTAAGGCGCTGAACAACTATCAGATGATGCGCGAATATCAACTGTTTGCGCCCATTTTCCCTCTGGTGGAAAGTCTGCTGCGGGACGACCCCAAGGGCCCGGCCGCCAGACTGCTGAGCGAAATGATGCACAACACAGATGTGCGCGTCGGTGAAGACAAGCCTGTGACTCCGGCCTTCTTCTATGCCGCACTCCTCTGGTATCCGCTGCAAAACCGCGCCCAGGATATCGCCTTGGAGAGCGGTCTCAGCCCCTATGATGCCTTCTTTGCCGCCATGGGCGATGTGCTCGAACAGCAGTGCCGTTCGGTAAGCATTCCCCGCCGCTTCAGCACTCCGGCGCGGGATATCTGGCAGTTACAGATGCGCTTTGAACGCTCTCAAGGGGGCCGCGCCTTCAAACTGATGGAACATCCCAAGTTCCGCGCCGCCTACGATCTCTTGCTGCTCAGAGCCAATGCCGAAGGCGGCAATCTGGCCAAGCAGGCCAGTTGGTGGCAACAGTTTGTCGAGTCTGATGACGAGCAGAAGCAACAGCTGGTGCGCAGCGGCAGTAAGTCCAACGGCAGCCGCAACCGTAACGCCAATCAACGCCGGCGCCGCAAGCCTCGTCGCCCAAGCGAAAAACCACAGGCGGCCGAGTAA
- a CDS encoding GNAT family N-acetyltransferase, with product MKLRKARKEDAQTAWDIRNLAIQAGCQGFYTKAELRIWTQGEMPSVFITMVERDFYLIEHQGKILATGMLDSDRIEALFVHPQAMGQGLGRDLLAHLESLARERGVTALTLESTLNAADFYRSCGFCGEGISQYHSPRGIVLDCVVMHKALK from the coding sequence ATGAAGTTACGCAAGGCAAGAAAGGAAGACGCACAAACTGCCTGGGATATCCGTAATCTGGCTATTCAGGCCGGTTGCCAGGGGTTTTACACAAAGGCAGAGCTCAGAATTTGGACCCAAGGCGAGATGCCCTCTGTCTTTATCACCATGGTGGAGAGAGACTTTTATCTAATCGAACATCAGGGAAAAATACTGGCGACCGGCATGCTGGATAGCGACCGAATTGAAGCCCTGTTCGTGCATCCACAAGCCATGGGCCAAGGGCTCGGGCGTGACTTGCTCGCTCATCTCGAGTCTTTGGCGCGTGAAAGAGGCGTGACCGCGCTGACGCTGGAGTCTACCCTCAATGCCGCCGACTTCTATCGTAGCTGTGGCTTTTGCGGTGAGGGGATAAGCCAATATCACTCCCCAAGAGGTATAGTGCTCGACTGCGTGGTGATGCACAAGGCGCTTAAGTGA
- a CDS encoding putative bifunctional diguanylate cyclase/phosphodiesterase, producing MPASLANQLQHALVDVFSDSPLITLEQNVDRALEIITRQLDCDGVFVLAAGKTPGRLKTRNLYLKPQFKTQQASREWGLGNMPFFRNLLRHPKLLTLDSIEELPKEAQEEKRFLRQWQVRSLLVLPPLHLGDTHIAVGALQCGGEKRWQEDFINELSHAAAMIGSAMELTRIALALLASERKYQELFQQLPLACGQLDSSNQLTMMNRIAKQTLVAGDSKDLLALVREDDKGILLDTLAVVRDGVLNQAWCEVGFLHGQELSWQKLSFSRSKADKRTLVLMAEDVSERHRLASELSFHANYDALTGLPNRVHFEALLAKVLGEEQAPPVCIAFVDLDQFRVINNVSGHIAGDRLLCQVAQRLKQLVRKGDVVARLGGDEFGILMHFCNPESAKHIAERICQQLFNHEFNWENRKHGVSASIGIAQLDPAAQDIYTVMGQADAACRLAKEQGRNGWLLYDSSDPRLKRLYSEMTASVDVLGALANDRFELYFQEIRPLEATDSGMHLEILLRMYQEEGEMLSPAIFLPAAERYNLASRVDRWVIDHLLLWGNRHLELWQSLSLVSLNLSASSLEDEEFMDWLEMRLLAEPELVDKLCIEITETSVLSQLEQAHRLIELLKPLGCKLAMDDFGAGFSSFAYLKQLAVDYVKIDGQFVLNLCEDKADQAIIAAMCQLGRQMEFQTIAEFVETEAIVAKLQELGVDYAQGYAIGKPRPLLELSESNRSCANAY from the coding sequence ATGCCCGCGAGTCTTGCCAATCAATTACAACATGCTCTGGTGGATGTCTTCAGCGATTCTCCGCTGATCACCCTGGAGCAGAATGTTGATCGCGCCCTGGAGATCATCACCCGACAATTGGATTGTGACGGGGTGTTTGTGCTGGCGGCCGGTAAGACACCGGGGCGACTCAAGACCCGCAATCTCTACCTCAAACCCCAATTCAAGACTCAGCAAGCTTCCCGGGAGTGGGGGCTGGGGAACATGCCTTTTTTTCGCAATCTGTTACGCCACCCCAAACTCCTGACCTTGGACAGTATTGAAGAGCTTCCCAAGGAAGCTCAGGAAGAGAAACGTTTCTTACGCCAGTGGCAGGTACGCAGCCTGTTGGTGCTGCCGCCACTGCATCTGGGGGATACCCATATCGCCGTTGGCGCCCTGCAATGCGGCGGCGAAAAGCGCTGGCAGGAAGACTTTATCAATGAACTCAGCCATGCTGCTGCCATGATAGGTTCGGCAATGGAGCTGACCCGCATCGCCTTGGCGCTGCTGGCCAGTGAGCGCAAGTATCAGGAGCTGTTCCAACAGTTACCCCTGGCTTGCGGGCAGTTGGACAGCAGCAACCAACTGACCATGATGAATCGGATAGCCAAGCAGACACTGGTGGCCGGTGACAGCAAGGATCTGCTGGCGTTGGTGCGTGAGGATGACAAGGGGATTTTGCTCGATACCCTGGCCGTGGTACGCGATGGGGTATTGAATCAGGCCTGGTGTGAGGTTGGTTTTCTGCATGGACAGGAGCTCTCTTGGCAAAAACTCAGTTTCAGCCGCAGTAAGGCTGATAAGCGTACTTTGGTGCTGATGGCCGAGGATGTCAGTGAACGCCACAGATTGGCCAGCGAGCTGTCATTTCATGCCAATTATGATGCGCTGACCGGCCTGCCCAACCGGGTGCATTTTGAAGCCCTGCTGGCCAAAGTGCTCGGCGAGGAACAGGCGCCGCCTGTGTGTATTGCCTTTGTGGATCTGGACCAGTTTCGGGTGATCAACAATGTCAGCGGTCATATCGCGGGTGACAGGCTCTTGTGTCAGGTGGCGCAGCGGCTCAAGCAGCTGGTGCGCAAGGGGGATGTGGTGGCCAGGCTCGGCGGCGATGAGTTCGGGATCCTGATGCATTTTTGCAACCCAGAGTCGGCCAAACATATCGCCGAGCGTATCTGTCAGCAGCTGTTCAATCACGAATTCAACTGGGAAAACCGCAAACACGGGGTCTCGGCAAGCATAGGCATAGCCCAGTTGGATCCGGCAGCCCAGGACATTTATACCGTCATGGGCCAGGCCGATGCCGCCTGCCGCCTGGCCAAGGAGCAGGGGCGCAACGGCTGGTTACTCTACGACAGCAGCGATCCCCGCCTCAAGCGGCTCTACAGCGAAATGACCGCCTCGGTCGATGTCCTTGGAGCCCTGGCCAATGACAGATTTGAGCTCTATTTCCAGGAGATCCGCCCGCTGGAGGCTACAGATAGCGGCATGCATCTGGAGATCTTGCTGCGTATGTATCAGGAGGAGGGGGAGATGCTGTCTCCGGCGATATTTCTGCCGGCGGCCGAGCGTTATAACCTGGCGTCCAGAGTGGATCGCTGGGTGATAGATCATCTGCTGCTCTGGGGCAATCGGCATCTTGAGTTGTGGCAATCCCTGTCTTTGGTGTCGCTGAACCTTTCGGCGTCCTCGCTCGAGGATGAGGAGTTTATGGACTGGCTTGAGATGCGCCTGCTGGCCGAACCCGAATTGGTCGATAAGCTGTGTATCGAAATCACCGAAACTTCGGTTCTCAGTCAGCTTGAGCAGGCCCACAGGTTGATTGAGCTGCTTAAACCCCTGGGTTGTAAGCTGGCGATGGATGACTTTGGTGCCGGCTTTTCCTCTTTTGCTTACCTTAAACAGTTGGCGGTGGATTATGTGAAGATTGACGGCCAGTTTGTGCTCAATCTCTGTGAAGACAAGGCGGATCAGGCGATTATTGCCGCCATGTGCCAGTTGGGGAGGCAGATGGAGTTTCAAACTATTGCCGAGTTTGTGGAAACCGAGGCCATAGTGGCGAAACTGCAGGAGCTGGGGGTGGATTATGCTCAGGGCTACGCCATAGGCAAGCCCAGGCCCTTACTTGAGCTGAGTGAGTCCAACCGCAGTTGTGCCAATGCTTATTGA
- the thpR gene encoding RNA 2',3'-cyclic phosphodiesterase: protein MSSITPKRLFLGFAPTTAERSSLLTLQQACEQADEPSAPGLKKVTEANLHLTLAFLGQVTAEQHRDLLAAIPGLPLKRFRVRLEHLCFWPGPKILCLAGTAEDPALMALAGAAQQLATNLGLHNSEYDYRPHITLMRRAGNLPKLEHIPTLDLTPSELQLYESLSTPTGVEYRILASWPLSD from the coding sequence ATGAGCTCAATTACGCCTAAAAGGCTATTTCTGGGATTTGCGCCAACCACGGCAGAAAGATCAAGCTTGCTGACGTTGCAGCAAGCATGTGAACAAGCTGATGAACCGTCAGCCCCCGGTCTCAAAAAAGTGACAGAGGCCAATCTGCACCTTACCCTGGCGTTTCTCGGCCAGGTGACGGCAGAACAGCATAGGGATTTACTCGCTGCCATTCCCGGCTTACCCTTGAAACGCTTTCGGGTGCGGCTCGAGCATCTCTGTTTCTGGCCCGGGCCGAAAATACTCTGCCTGGCCGGCACAGCCGAAGATCCGGCACTAATGGCGCTCGCCGGGGCGGCGCAACAACTGGCGACAAACCTTGGGCTGCATAACAGCGAATATGATTACCGACCCCATATCACCTTGATGCGAAGGGCCGGCAACCTACCGAAACTCGAACATATTCCAACGCTCGATTTAACGCCAAGCGAGCTGCAACTCTACGAGTCTTTGAGTACTCCAACCGGCGTCGAGTACCGGATATTGGCCAGTTGGCCGTTAAGCGACTGA
- the folK gene encoding 2-amino-4-hydroxy-6-hydroxymethyldihydropteridine diphosphokinase produces MTGVYVALGANLDSPERQLDSACLALQQLARQDSFRVSSYYRSVPMGDVPQPDYVNAVAYFETELAPLELLDALQEIELQQGRQRLVRWGPRTLDLDLLLYGDKQIQTPRLTVPHYGIKSREFVLIPLEELNPSLVLPCGTGIATLITNAMRQSLQLIHPSG; encoded by the coding sequence ATGACCGGAGTCTATGTGGCGCTGGGCGCCAACCTGGACTCTCCCGAGCGCCAGCTTGACAGTGCTTGCCTGGCGCTGCAGCAGCTGGCACGGCAAGACAGCTTTCGCGTTTCATCCTACTATCGTTCGGTTCCCATGGGCGATGTTCCCCAGCCGGACTATGTCAACGCGGTGGCCTATTTCGAGACCGAGCTGGCGCCGCTGGAACTCCTTGACGCCTTGCAGGAAATCGAGTTGCAGCAAGGGCGACAACGCCTGGTGCGCTGGGGCCCCAGAACTCTGGATCTGGACCTGTTGCTCTACGGCGATAAGCAGATACAGACCCCAAGGCTCACAGTGCCCCACTACGGCATCAAGAGCCGCGAGTTTGTCCTCATTCCACTGGAAGAGCTCAATCCTTCGCTGGTGTTGCCCTGCGGCACCGGCATAGCCACGCTGATCACCAATGCCATGCGCCAATCGCTGCAACTGATCCACCCCTCAGGCTGA